A window of the Phragmites australis chromosome 20, lpPhrAust1.1, whole genome shotgun sequence genome harbors these coding sequences:
- the LOC133901534 gene encoding uncharacterized protein LOC133901534, whose product MAVPLPNGSSGSRASPEQPRPPPDPELRGQASGEASATRVAQARLSSGSPSASAEKARRESSSQPSPGQAPEPLPEVLGSAQEVIEWLEAAIAAERAELEEERIALVNERGRLEEARKLLETRMAMARTAYERSLQELTTEREALEEVHEEAVATQKEAKRLGQLAEKCDQASKERAGEMATREEQLALREQEVALREEAVGKREVASLSTKTDLRRQAQDHRHGHTDVLRREEQVALREMDADLVSSALAAWEESLANQEARVTAREQAIEARVMQLEQAHTEVAAQHQEARATKDIPASNKGLEAQLKKAEEDLNAVREERTHVKAMMQDVFQQARGSVEVVGLGSVTVGSQGLDMLGHPALGFSEIARRLEALPATV is encoded by the exons ATGGCGGTACC GCTGCCCAATGGCTCTTCAGGAAGTCGAGCGTCTCCCGAGCAACCGAGGCCTCCCCCCGACCCTGAATTGAGAGGCCAGGCTTCAGGGGAGGCCAGTGCGACAAGGGTGGCGCAGGCGCGACTGTCGTCagggtccccgagcgcctctgctgaAAAGGCGCGGAGAGAATCCAGCTCTCAGCCATCCcctggccaggccccggaacccctccccgaggtgctggggAGTGCTCAGGAGGTCATCGAGTGGCTTGAGGCGGCCATAGCGGCGGAGAGGGCCGAGCTCGAAGAGGAGCGCATCGCCCTTGTTAACGAAAGGggccggctggaggaggcccgcaagCTCCTAGAGACCCGTATGGCCATGGCCCGCACGGCTTACGAGAGGTCCCTGCAGGAGCTGACCACGGAGCgggaggccttggaggaggtgcACGAGGAGGCCGTTGCCACACAGAAGGAGGCCAAACGCTTGGGGCAGCTCGCGGAGAAGTGCGACCAGGCGTCGAAGGAGCGCGCCGGCGAGATGGCCACTCGTGAGGAGCAGCTTGCTTTGCGCGAGCAGGAGGTTGCCTTACGGGAGGAGGCTGTCGGCAAGAGGGAGGTAGCCTCGTTATCCACCAAGACGGACCTCCGCCGCCAAGCCCAAGATCATAGACACGGCCACACCGACGTTCTccgccgggaggagcaggttgcGCTGCGTGAGATGGACGCCGACCTGGTGTCGTCAGCGCTCGCCGCCTGGGAGGAGAGCCTTGCCAACCAGGAGGCACGCGTGACTGCCCGAGAGCAAGCCATTGAGGCTCGGGTCATGCAATTAGAGCAGGCCCACACCGAGGTGGCTGCCCAACACCAGGAGGCACGGGCCACGAAGGACATCCCTGCCAGCAACAAGGGTCTTGAAGCTCAGCTGAAGAAAGCCGAGGAGGATCTTAATGCCGTCCGCGAAGAGCGAACGCATGTTAAGGCGATGATGCAGGACGTCTTCCAGCAGGCACGGGGCTCCGTGGAGGTGGTCGGGCTCGGGTCCGTGACGGTGGGTTCCCAAGGGCTGGACATGCTAGGTCATCCTGCCCTTGGGTTCTCGGAGATCGCTCGGCGACTCGAGGCTCTCCCTGCCACGGTCTAG